One stretch of Mycobacteriales bacterium DNA includes these proteins:
- a CDS encoding ATP-binding protein has product DPGAVRAAPGAVVATAPLASGAPVAVVATGVRHRPLLDAVAARVAATIDRDRLLAESRERELLEQTERQRRALVSAVSHDLRTPLSAIKASAAALTQPDVGAPARAELAASIGVEVDRLDRIVRNLLDLGRIESGRLVARPEPIPVDELVGSVLARLRPHLRERRVEISVPSDLPPALVDPVQGAQVVANLVENVIAHTPLNAGLIVRAAARDGRVTLRVADEGPGIPEHEHARVFERFARGPGAGPGSGLGLAIARAYAEANGGGLAIAPSGGVGTAFELWLPVAS; this is encoded by the coding sequence GACCCGGGGGCGGTGCGCGCGGCGCCCGGCGCGGTCGTCGCGACGGCGCCGCTGGCGAGCGGCGCGCCGGTCGCCGTCGTCGCGACCGGCGTGCGGCACCGGCCGCTGCTCGACGCCGTCGCGGCCCGCGTCGCCGCCACGATCGACCGGGACCGGCTGCTCGCCGAGTCGCGCGAGCGCGAGCTGCTCGAGCAGACCGAACGCCAGCGCCGCGCGCTCGTCAGCGCCGTCTCGCACGACCTGCGCACGCCGCTGTCGGCGATCAAGGCGTCGGCGGCGGCGCTGACCCAGCCGGACGTCGGCGCGCCCGCGCGCGCCGAGCTGGCCGCGTCCATCGGCGTCGAGGTGGACCGGCTGGACCGGATCGTGCGCAACCTGCTCGACCTCGGCCGGATCGAGAGCGGCCGCCTCGTCGCCCGGCCCGAGCCGATCCCCGTGGACGAGCTGGTCGGCAGCGTGCTCGCCCGGCTCCGGCCGCACCTGCGCGAACGCCGTGTCGAGATCTCGGTGCCGTCCGACCTGCCGCCCGCGCTGGTCGACCCGGTGCAGGGCGCGCAGGTCGTCGCGAACCTGGTCGAGAACGTCATCGCCCACACGCCGTTGAACGCCGGCCTCATCGTCCGCGCCGCCGCCCGCGACGGGCGGGTGACGTTGCGGGTCGCGGACGAGGGGCCGGGCATCCCGGAGCACGAGCACGCGCGGGTGTTCGAGCGGTTCGCCCGCGGCCCCGGCGCCGGCCCCGGCTCCGGGCTCGGGCTGGCCATCGCCCGCGCCTACGCCGAGGCGAACGGCGGCGGCCTCGCGATCGCGCCGTCCGGCGGCGTGGGGACGGCGTTCGAGCTGTGGCTGCCGGTGGCGTCGTGA